In Phreatobacter cathodiphilus, the genomic window CGACCGCCTGATCGGCCACAAGATCGGCCTGACCTCCAAGGCCATGCAGGCCTCCTCGCAGATCGACGAGCCGGACTACGGCCACCTGCTCGAATCCATGCTGCTGAACGACGGCGCCAAGGTCCGTTTCGAGGACTATTGCGTGCCGCGCGTCGAGCCGGAGCTGACCTTCATCCTCAAGGAGCCGCTGAAGGGCCCCGGCATCGGCCTCGTCGACGTGCTGCGCGCCACCGAATGGGTGGTGCCCTCCATCGAGATCATCGACGCCCGCGTGCAGAACCCGCGCAAGATTCAGGACACCGTCGCCGACAACGGCGCCGCCGCCGGCATCGTCCTCGGCGGCCGCCCGGTGCGCCCCGACGCGGTGGACCTGCGCTGGGTCGGCGCCATCTTCTACCGCAACGCCGAGATCGAGGAGACCGGCCTCGCCGCCGGCGTCCTCGGCCACCCGGCCATGGCCATCGCCTGGCTCGCCAACAAGGTCGGCCGCTTCGGCACCGTGCTGGAGCCCGGCCACCTCATGCTGTCCGGCTCCTTCACCCGGCCGGTCTGGGCGGCGAAGGGCGACACGCTGCACGCCGATTTCGGCCCGCTCGGCAGCGTCTCCGTGCAGTTCGTCTGACCCGGGCCGACGGCTAGGGCAGGCTCAACCACCCCATCGCGTCCGCCCCCTGCCGCACCGGTGCGAGAGCCGGTGCCCCCGCCGGCACGGTGATTCTCTCGGGCTCCGCCAGCCTCAGGCGGACGCCGGCGCCGGAGGAGAGCCGGTGCAGGTAGAAGACGCTCGGCGCCATCTCGTCGGCAATCATCACCGGCGAGGGGGCCGAGACGATCCTGACGCTGCCGCACCGCCCGATCCAGTCGACGTGGCGGTGGCCGTGCATGACCACGAGCCGATCGCCCAGCGGCTCGAGCTGGCGGACGAACCAGCTCCCGTTGACCAGCGCCGTCCCCACCCGCTCGAAGAAGGCCCGCACCGGACGCGGATATTCGATGACGTGGTGGTGCAGCGCGACGATCCACGACGCCCGCGGATACTGGCGGACCGCCGCGGCCAGCGCCGCCTCCTGCTCGTGCGAGACGAGGCCCAGCGCGTTGGTGAAGGAGAAATGCGTCTCGGCGTTGGAGTTGAGCAGGATGACGCCGAGCCCCTCGTCGTCCTTCGGCGGCATGACCAGCGGAAAGAGGCTGTCCCAGAAGGTGGCGAACTGCA contains:
- a CDS encoding fumarylacetoacetate hydrolase family protein, with the translated sequence MLSDDDRRKAAEILLSAEECRTPALQLTKTFPDIQIADSYAISSLVTETKIARGDRLIGHKIGLTSKAMQASSQIDEPDYGHLLESMLLNDGAKVRFEDYCVPRVEPELTFILKEPLKGPGIGLVDVLRATEWVVPSIEIIDARVQNPRKIQDTVADNGAAAGIVLGGRPVRPDAVDLRWVGAIFYRNAEIEETGLAAGVLGHPAMAIAWLANKVGRFGTVLEPGHLMLSGSFTRPVWAAKGDTLHADFGPLGSVSVQFV